The window actttctccaacctgtaccctatgctgaccgcttctgtgctctcctggtcagtcagtctgtctgtctgctctgtcagtctgccctctgccgcctttgtggcccctctaatcttgtctgcctctcttaatcttgtccaccggcctttcctccttgctcctagtcctgcgttactatTTGTCTCCCCACCCCTTGTCTGACCAACCTTTGCCGTCTCTCCCCTTgacctcttcttctcctcctctctctctctctctctctctctctctctctctctctctctatatatatatatatatatatatatatatatatatatatatatatatatctttcttatctccactcaaatctcagggcttttttgcacccacacagaccaagctaatccgccagtcagggctgtggcggatgctccagcatcacgtgcctcagcacaggctatccaggatctttcggatagctccgatcaggttggagggagctgggggcttttttcctccagctgtctgacctggtgtcttgtacagcccacagggctttttggctcagctgaagcagagggggaggggcaccagcccctcccacacagaagagaccctgagggcccaaggctttctaatctcagcccaaaggtagggtctcctaatcaaaataaatttccacaatagattagctgtgtgatcctggacaggtcacttaaccctgtttatttcagtttcctcatctataaaatgagctggagaaggaaatggcaaacaactacagtatctttgccaagaaaactccaaatgtggtaaCAGAAAGTCAGACTgctgaaaaaaatgaccaaacaagtaGATCTATAGATAGGCAGCAGATAATATGCGTCAGAAGATAAGCTGCAGTGAAATTTCCAATATATTCAGTCAGAATTCCTTCTCTTATTTGGTTCTGGTCCACATAATTatccttcatatttttcttttcacaatAAATGTAgatgtcaatcaataaacatttatcaactgcttactatgtgcgaggcactttgctaagtgatgggaataaaaattatacaaatgtaagcaaaaaaaaaaaagaaagacagtccttacaTTAAAGAggtttacaatttaatgggaggTAGAAGgtatggggagggaaaggaggagaagtaCCCATTGCGTGACATAATAGAAATAAGTTCAAAGCAGTGCAGCAGGGTGGGAAATAAGGAGATGGCTAGCCTGGGCaggtaaaaatgataaatgtcaggattttaataaagaaaaagagtaaaGAGATTTAGCATAGGACATACATTGGTTATAAATAGTAGAGATCCACTTATATTTAGTAGATATTTGAGTCAGCTTCTTCTTATCTTCAGTGTTGGCCTATCTTAGTAAAACTGATCTAATCCTTGTGAGAATTTCATGCCATATGAGAATGGGAAGTGGCCTGCAGGTAAAACCCTAAGAAATTTGCAGTGATTTTGGGTATGGTAGTTTCAGGGTTTCCTGCCTGTCTTTCCTGGTATTATTGTTTGTGGCCCCATCTGTTGAACTAGTCAGTCAGAGCTTGTGTGTTATTTATATTTCCTGAGGGTCTTACATGGTTCTCATTCAGTTCTATACTGCTTGGGGTCTGGGATATAGAATACAATTGAGAAGAGATCTAAGCAATAAATGGTACATTCTACAGATTAGATTCATATCTCGATCATTAAAAATGTCCAAGATATTTATTAATGGGCTAATTtgatgggatgcccatccatCTCCATATATGTTTTTCACTTACCCAGTTTTTCCAGTGTGGATGTGTAGAATGATCTCTTTTACAATGTCATGGGGGTCTCTGAGGAAGTTTTGCACTGCTACAGGACTCGTGCATTCCATATGTAACCTGTGAACAGAGATATTTGAAGGACCTCAACAACAGCAGGaactttttgttttggtcttgCACCAGACATCTTTCATGATCATTCCATTGGCAAACATCTTTGGTGTTCTTGTGTTTCCCTCTTTAACACCTAACTGGATGTCAATAACTCAAGCATTTCAGGGGGTCTAATACGAATCTGATTGAGTCACATCTTGTCTGAGGAAAACTGTAAAGGCTGCAGTCTTTTCTATTGAGTATCAGAAATGCTTTCTTGAAGTCAATAAACAATGAATACAGCAGATCCCTATCTTCTGGGCCTTTCGATCAGTTGTTTGACTGTGAAGATGTGGTCTGCCATAGACATTTGCTTgttctcttttaattattctgTTAAGGATGCCCTAGATGAGCTCATGGAGTAGCTTTGTAAAATTTTATTGAGATGAGAAATCAGGTCTCCTGCACTAAAGTTCAACTTCAATAGCTTATTGTAGTGTTGATGAGACCTTGGGTTCTATTTATAATATTTCCAGGTCACAGCTTGGTAAAGTTCTGGTAAAACTTGTGGTGAAGCCTGAGGTAGAAGTTCTAGTTGCTTGTGAGTGATCCCTGACTTTGAAAATGTAGCAAGAGGCAAAGAAGGGCAAGTCCCACCTGTACTTTGAAGGCCAAGATTGTGTACAGCTCTGAGTCCTAATACCCTCCCATGGAGCAATATTAGAGAGCCATATCAGTTGTTTATCTGAATAGTACAGTTTGTAGCCTCCAGTATGCTGTGTAAGACAGATAGAAAACTATAGCCTCCAGTCCAAATCCGTCCTGCCATTTGCTTTTGTACAGTccatgagctaagaatggttttggCCAACCACTGGTATAGGAAAGGTGTCAAGGGATtatggcacaatgcctggcatatggtaagtacttgataaatctTTCAATGCATTGATTGGTTTCAAGTCCAAAGGGGCTTAGGAGATAGTATAGTCCAATTCCTTTACTTTAAAGTAGAGGAAACTAAAAGcaatagaatttaagtgatttacctaatgCCACACAGGCAGTAAAATCAGAGTATAAGCAGACCTGCTAAAGTTCAAGGTGTGAACAGACCAGTGTGAATGTGAATGTACATTACTATATCCACTACTGTATCTATCGAGAATGTAATGCCTAGTCTTTATGAGATTTTTGGAGTAGAACTTTGGTATCACCCACAAAccagatataaatacaaaataacccTTAGTTTTTTATGATCTCCCATACATAATTCCATAGTGAGTGGCAGAAAAGGGGGCAGAGGGTACTAAGAATCAAAAATTTTAGATTATCAACAAGCATTAACTTTGTATGCTTAAGGGATTTTGGTTCAATGTCCAATAAGTTTGTAATCTACCACACAAACTGAACCAAGGATCTCCAGGGTATTAGATAGAATTTCTGTGGAGAATTTATGGAAGTAtgtggacaagaatcacacagtaTGAGAAGGCATTACATTCCATTACCAATGGAGGAAGTACTCACACCAGTGACATCACAGTCCTATCAAAGTCACAGTCCTATCAAAACACAGCCTTGcatgggttgggtttttttttttttttgctgtttttcaactgtattttagaaaaaaaaaatccagtccacCCTCCCACTGCCCCGCTCCTCCCAgcataatttaaataatttagtaaaatacaaaagctgccccctcctcccaacGCCctcctgcgggggggggggggggcgggaatccTACAGCCTCCGAAGAGTCTGCTTCTGGTAGGTCTTCGAGCTGCGGACTGCTCATAGTCCTCCAGGAGCAATCGGCCAGCCTCCTCATTCAGCACCGACTTGGGGTTCGGGTGGATCAGAGGCACTTGATAGTCAACAGCACGTGGTGGATGCCCAGCTCGGCCGCCCAGTCTCTTTTGAGCACGTTGACACAGATCTCGCCGTTGGCCCCCACGTTGGGGTGGAAGATCTTGGTGAGGAAGAAGCCCTGGAAGGTGGAGTGGGAAAGTCCTTGCCCAAGAGCAGCTTAATTCGGGACAAGCCTTCTGCATAGGGGGTCTCCTCTGGCCTTTGATGGTGACCTGAAAGTCCGTGAGACTTTTCCTCTTTGGGAAAGACCTTGATGCCATCATGGGGGTCCGAGCTGAATGTCTTGACCTCCTTGCCAGACGgatgatgggggcgggggggaggggggggcaggttCTCCATGTTGGAGTTCACGTCGCCGGAGCCTGGGGGTGGCCTCCAGGATTGGGGTGGTCTGGGGAGGGGACCGCCTCCCCCGCGTGCCCGGCACTCCCGGGCTGCGATTTCTCAGCCGAGGCCGCCTCCTCCGCCCCTGGTCCGGCCCCAGCGGCCGCTGCGGGCCGCTCCTGCTCCCACTCCCTAGCGCCGCCGCCTCTCCTGCGACCACCCGCCCGCCCGCCCCCCTCGACTGCCCCGCCGCACTAAACGTGGTTTGTTCTTaataaaggtttttatttttttaatgatgttaaatatttatttaagtgtTGGTAAGTGGGGCCAGTATTAAGTGCTTTAGTTGCTCAAAGAATAAGAGAATCCCGTGAACTAGAAGCCTTCGGGAAGGCTTCATAGAGTAAGTGCTACTTGACCTTGACCCTGACCTTGATGGTAACTACCACCAACTGAGTTATGGTATTGTCCGTGCTTGAAAGGGATCTCTGCCCATTTAGGAAAAATACTGCCTCCTCTTTAGTAGACCATAGGAGTGAGATTATCACTGAATTAGAGGCATTAGGAAAGACTCAATGGAATAGAAGGAATTTAAGCGTGACCATAAAACAAGTACTAACTAATGAGAAGGTTAAGTATCAGCTGGGAATAAATATTGGCCTcagatatctctgataaaggaccAATACTTACTATATGTAGGGAATTAACACAAACATATAAGACCAAGGGTTATTGCATAGTGTATAAGTGGTCAAACACCTCTCtaaggaagaattttaaaatactaacAAACAGATAAAAGATTATgccaagtcactaataataagagaaatgtaaatcaaagctACCCTGGGGTCTTACTTCACACCCCcaaaattggtaaagatgacagAAGATAGTTAATGTGTGGGGGGTGGTTCAGaaatataggtacatatatatggttggtggagctgtgaaatggttcAACTGCTCTGGAAATCAATTTAGAATTATTCTGGCAGTAACTTACATATTTTTATACTTTGATCCAGAGAACCTACTGCTATATTCAATGACAGAGAGGTCAATGGTAAAGAGAAGGTCTCATATATATCAAACAACACCtgttgtagtagcaaagaacaggaaataaaGTAAGTACTCattgaaaaaaagttaaataaatcaTGGTACATGAATGCAGTAGAATattgttcctttaaaaataatgcaGCTGaacaattcagagaagcatggaaagatttatattaaCTGATGTAGGGTAAAATAACCAGAACTAGAAAAACATATTGATTGCggtaaagcaaaaataaaacaaaaaacacaattgATGTCTTTTATTATGTTTAAAATCTCACTGTGATGAATAAAAacctaatgtgtggtcaccttaaattagaagctaatagcaccagtctttgggcattaagcatttatttaagtataATAGAAGTTagtaaaagagagaggaagaacacatggagttcagaaagaaaaagccttgcTACTCTGGCCCTCCAGCCACCACTGAGACCTCcaatggaaagaaagggggatCCCCAGTTCTctagagcagaagctccctgcccGACCAcaagaggggcggtccccacaccCATCTCCCAGCTAATcagctggtagctttgattgacatgacttacaggtaggtctatgaatagatgtaacttccagaagCCAGgcagcctgccccctcccctagacagcagacaatctgataaaggttatacacacacacacacataataacattaaacatatttctgcattagtcatgttataagagaaaaatcagagcaatgacaaaaaaacctcaaaataaaaaaacaacagcgccaaaaccaaaagaaatagtatggttcattcagcatctatactccacagttcttttttttttcctggatttggagatcctcttctgtcatgagttccctggaactcttctgtaccattgcattggtgagaagaatatagtccatcacagtagatcaacactcaatgttgatgatactgtgtacaatgttcttctggttctgctcatctcactcatcatcagcccacgcaagaccctccaggtttctctgaactcctcctgctcatcgtttcttacagcacaatagtattccattgtattcatataccacaacttgtccagccattccccaattgatgggcatcctttcaacttccaattcctggccaccacataaagagcagctataaatatttttgtgcatgtgggtccctttcccctttccatgatttctttgggc is drawn from Dromiciops gliroides isolate mDroGli1 chromosome 2, mDroGli1.pri, whole genome shotgun sequence and contains these coding sequences:
- the LOC122739171 gene encoding LOW QUALITY PROTEIN: ubiquitin-conjugating enzyme E2 S-like (The sequence of the model RefSeq protein was modified relative to this genomic sequence to represent the inferred CDS: inserted 2 bases in 2 codons) → MRNIQAHQKSPEASRGIGEINTMLPEMYKKFERHNSWCGGAVEGGGRAGGRRRGGGAREWEQERPAAAAGAGPGAEEAASAEKSQPGSSGDVNSNMENLPPPPPRPHHPSGKEVKTFSSDPHDGIKVFPKEEKSHGLSGHHQRPEETPYAEGLSRIKLLLGKDFPTPPXQGFFLTKIFHPNVGANGEICVNVLKRDWAAELGIHHVLLTIKCXLIHPNPKSVLNEEAGRLLLEDYEQSAARRPTRSRLFGGLPSAPFSATHYGIMYGRS